A single Pristis pectinata isolate sPriPec2 chromosome 6, sPriPec2.1.pri, whole genome shotgun sequence DNA region contains:
- the LOC127571925 gene encoding deleted in malignant brain tumors 1 protein-like, with translation MATGTTVDHWQLRLADGEGRCDGRVEVYYGGVWGRVTDGLWDFKDADVVCRQLNCGFAIQVYTHSKYGIGKGPVLMNNASCNGSESYLWNCTFTQGNYLSISNDVGVFCSDHIPIRLVDGGSRCAGRVEVYYNGTWGTVCDDSWDLADAHVVCKELNCGYAVNATVSSWFGQGSGRIWVDNVNCSANNSALWQCLRSPWGENDCIHKEDAGVICSGHRDIRLANGKNPCQGRLEVFFNGTWGTVCSDSFVTENAHLVCAQLNCGSATSVENSVAFGKGSGPIWLDDVRCRADDSLIWQCPSSPWEQLNCNHEEDVGVICSESHPSKNRIQGNRKKKIMHPVPEDSGNYRYVTY, from the exons TTGATCACTGGCAGTTGCGACTGGCTGATGGAGAGGGCCGTTGCGATGGCCGAGTGGAGGTTTATTACGGGGGTGTCTGGGGCAGAGTAACTGACGGTCTTTGGGATTTCAAAGATGCAGATGTGGTTTGCAGACAGCTGAATTGTGGCTTCGCAATACAAGTTTACACCCACTCCAAGTATGGAATCGGGAAAGGACCAGTGTTAATGAACAATGCCAGTTGCAATGGAAGTGAATCCTACCTCTGGAACTGCACGTTTACTCAGGGGAACTATTTATCTATAAGTAATGACGTTGGCGTATTTTGTTCTG ACCATATTCCCATAAGACTAGTGGACGGCGGAAGTCGCTGTGCCGGAAGGGTTGAAGTTTACTACAACGGAACCTGGGGGACCGTGTGCGATGATTCTTGGGATTTAGCAGATGCCCATGTTGTCTGCAAAGAACTGAATTGTGGGTATGCTGTTAATGCCACGGTTTCCAGTTGGTTTGGTCAAGGTTCAGGTCGTATCTGGGTGGACAACGTGAACTGTTCAGCGAATAATTCGGCCTTGTGGCAATGTCTGAGGAGTCCATGGGGCGAGAACGACTGCATTCATAAAGAAGATGCTGGAGTTATCTGTTCGG GTCACAGAGATATAAGGTTGGCGAATGGGAAGAATCCCTGCCAAGGCAGACTTGAAGTTTTCTTTAACGGGACCTGGGGCACTGTTTGCTCAGATTCTTTTGTCACGGAGAATGCACACTTGGTTTGCGCCCAGCTGAACTGCGGttcagcaacatctgtagaaaactCCGTGGCATTTGGAAAGGGATCTGGACCGATCTGGCTCGATGATGTGAGGTGTCGCGCGGATGACTCACTTATATGGCAATGCCCATCTTCACCCTGGGAGCAACTTAATTGTAACCACGAGGAGGATGTCGGGGTCATTTGTTCAG AATCACACCCGTCTAAAAACCGAATCCAGgggaacagaaagaaaaagataaTGCACCCAGTTCCGGAAGATTCTGGTAATTATCGATATGTCACGTATTAA